Within Leptospira limi, the genomic segment CTGCCGTTTCTTTACCCTTTCGATAGATATGAAACCATTCCTTTCCCTTTTGATTTCGATATTGTTTCTTTTGGTTCTCCCCATCGCGTCCGCAGAAAAAGATTTCCAGATCATTGACATTGTCATTGGTAAAGGGGATGAAGCATTTTCTGGCTCTTATGTGACTGTTCATTATGTAGGCAAATTGCAAAACGGAACCAAATTTGATAGTTCCAGAGACCGCAACCGTCCCTTTGAATTTAATCTTGGTGCTGGGGAAGTGGTGAAGGGATGGGACAAAGGAATCAAAGGCATGCGAGTGGGTGGCAAACGAAAACTCATCATCCCACCAGAACTTGGGTATGGAAGCAAACGTGTGGGAAACATCCCTCCTGATTCCACACTTATCTTTGAAGTCGAACTGTTGAAGATCTATTAGTACAAAGACTCATCAACTTTCCAATATTCGAAAGAAAGGAATTTCAATTAGGGAAATTCCTTGACAAGACCTAGAATCGTTCTATGCTGTTTCCTCTATGGAAAGGAAACAAATTTTAGCGACCACCTCTCTTCTCGTACTCTTCGTACTTCTCCTCACAAACTGCAAACCCAAATCAGATTCTGATGATGAAACCTTACTTTTGTTAGCTGTAGCAGCTTCTAAAATTTGTGCCAATTCGGCATACACAGGAACCACGGTTGTGAACTCCACTGCCACTTTGGATACCAATACCGATTGTATCACTGGTATGACATCTTCTATGTCAGCAGACTTACCTGCATGGATCCGAAACAATTTTAAATGTGCAGTAGGTTCTGTTTCCGGAAGTAATTATGTATTCCGTTCTCAAAATATCCCGAATAACAAAAGTTATTATTTTGGTTCCACTTCACCACGGTATGAAGCCTTAGGCAGTGGACAAAAAGCAGCAGGTACCAACCAAATTTCCTCCCAGTGTTTGGTGTACACCATCCCTAGTTCGCCTGCTGCGAAATCAGGAACCCTCACAGGAACCCAAAGTGGGTATGCTTCCGTGGGGATCACTGTGAATGGACTTGCCATTTTTAATAATGCAGCAGCAGCCCCTGATACACTTTCGACAGAAGCACAAACCTTTGACCAATACAATGGACACCCACAAAATTCAGGTGTGTACCACCACCATTCACAACCTTTGAATGTATCGAACAACAATTCCAATTTGATTGGGGTATTAATTGATGGTTTTGCACTATATGGACGTGATTGTACAAATGCGAGTAATGTAACTACAACTCCAACAATTGGTTCAGGTCTAGATTCAAATCATGGTCATATAACAACAACGCAACATTTTTCAGTAGCAACATATCATTATCACTACACTTCTGATCCGACTGCAGGAATCCCTACACTAATTGGTTCTTATTTTTATGGAACACCAGGAACGGTTTCCAACTAACAAGGCCTTGTTGTTCCCAATTCGATTTGTCTTTGTTTCACTTTTGTTTTTCCTTTGTTTGTCTTGTGGCAAAGAAACGGTCAAACAAGGGGACAAAGACCTTTCGGAAGACCAAAACCATTTCCTTTTGTACAAGGGAAAACCATTCAATGGGTTTTATGTGGCCGAAAATGCCGTACTTGCCGAAACCTATGAAACCGAATTTTACAAAGGTGTACCTCACGGAAGTTATACGGTAAAATCCTTTTCGGGAGTTTTACTCGAATCCCGGCACATTCGGTATGGACAAAAACATGGAACCCAAACCTTGTATTTCCCATCGGGCCAAATCCGCCAATCTTCGGAATATGAAATGGGAGTTCCAGTCGGCGAACATTTTGAATACTTTGACAATGGACAATTGGCAACCTACCAAACCTTCTTCCCCTCTGGGAAACCAAAGGTGGTGAAAAAATGGAACAAACGGGGACAAATTTATTTGAACCAAGTGTTTTTGGAATCAGGAGAAAGTTTTGGCCGTCCAGGCAGTAAACTCTGTGATCCCATCCCCGAAGAGACAGTAAACCAAACTGGCATTAATTCTCCTAACACCACCACCAAACTTTGATAAGCCGAAATAAGGGAAGGTATCCTTTTTGCAAATGAATGAAACAAAACCAAACCATAAGTTGATGAAACCAAATCTCTTTTTTCAGAAATCGATTCTTAGAACCATTTCCATCTTTCTTTTCTGTTTGGTGAGTTTGTTTGTTTTGGGAAATTGTAAGGAAAACCAGTCTTCTCCCGAGACGGATTCTTTGCCTTATTTTTCAGGAAAAGACTTTGATCCCATTTGGACAAAAGTTCCAAACGAAACCTCTAACTTACACCAAATCCCCGAAGGGTTCAAACTCACAAACCATTTGGGAAACCAAATTCAGCTCAGAGAACATTCACCTAAAATCAGTTTGGTTGTTTTCTTCTATGCAACCTGTCGTGGGATTTGTCCAATGATTACAAAAAATATCATCCAAATCGAACCACAGTTATCCGAATTCAAAGACTTGGAAATTAGTTCTATCTCCATCAATCCCAAAGAAGACACACCCGCAGTTCTTTCCAAGTACCGCACTCTCTATAAAATCCAAAATCCAAACTGGAATTTTTATACAGGGGAACTTTTGGACATTGAATCGTTTGCCAAAAACACATGTGGGGCGGAAGTAGAAGGATTTTCTGTGGAAAAAAACAAATACGAATTTGTTCATACCGAAAATATTTTTTTATTTGATGGGAACAAATACCTCCGGGGGATTTACCGCGCCAAAGGTACGGGCGATATACAGAGGTTAGTTGCAGACCTTAGGATCCTCACCAAATAGTTGGTTGGGTTCCTAAGGTGAAGCGGAGAGTACAAATCGAAGATTCTAGGGATTTTAATTTTTGATTTTGTACCCAGTGCGAAAGATAAGCCATGTGACTGCCAAACAAACCGAAAGGAACACAAGGATCATCCCAATACTCACAGACAAAGCAACATCCGCTCGTTCAAAAAAACTATAACGAAACCCACTCACCAAATACAATACGGGGTTAAACATACTGATTTTTTGCCAAAAACTGGGTAACATTTGGATGGAATAAAAACTCCCACCGAGAAATACAAGAGGAGTGATGACAAGCATCGGAATCATTTGTAGTTTTTCAAAACTGTCTGCCCAAATCCCAATCACAAACCCAAACAAACTAAAACTAATGCAGGTTAGTAAGAGAAAAAATACCATCAGGAATGGATGGTCAATGCGAATGGGAACAAAAAAAGAAGCAGTGATAAGCATTAAAATCCCGAGCATCAGTGATTTAGTTGCCGCAGCTCCCACATACCCAATCACCACTTCCCACATGGTCACAGGTGCCGAAAGGATTTCATAAATGGTTCCATTGAACTTGGGAAAATAAATCCCAAAGGATGCATTGGAGATACTTTCCGTGAGGAGTGACAACATCACAAGGCCTGGTACAATAAAACTTCCATAATGGATTCCATCAATTTCTTGGATCCGAGACCCAATCGCAGATCCAAATACAATGAAGTACAAAGATGTGGATAAAACAGGAGAGGCTATACTTTGTAATAACGTACGAAATGTACGAGCCATTTCAAATTGGTAAATTGCTTGGATGGCATGGAAATTCATACGGTCTCCTGTAATAATTGAACAAAAATTTCTTCTAAGCTACTTTGTTTTGTACTCAAATCACTGAATTGGATTTTTTCTTTTTTGAGATCATCCAAAAGTTTGGTCATCACACTGCTATCATCAGAACGATCGTAAGTGAATACAATGGCTGAATTGTTATCAGAAAGTTCAAGTTTGTACTTTGATAACGACTTTGGGATGGATTTTACAGACTTTTTCAATTCGATCCGCAATTGTTTGGTTCCCAATTGTTTCATGAGTTTGTTTTTGTTTTCGGTGAGGAAAATTTCTCCCTTACGGATCACAGAGATACGGTCGGCAATTAACTCAGCTTCTTCGATATAATGGGTTGTGAGGATGATGGTAACTCCATTTTTACGAAGGGATTCTACAATCTTCCACATATCCTTACGGAGTTCCACATCCACACCCGCACTTGGTTCATCCAGAAACAAAATTTTTGGTTCGTGTGACAATGCTTTGGCGATCAATACTCGTCGTTTCATCCCACCAGATAATGTCATGATCCTTTGGTCTTTTTTGTCCCAAAGGGAAAGGGATTTTAATACTTCTTCGATGTACTTAGGATTGGCTGGTTTTCCATACAAACCACGAGTAAAACTCACACTTGCCCAAACGGTTTCAAATGCATGGACACTGAGTTCTTGTGGGACAAGTCCAATGAGGGATCTTGTTTTTTTGAAATCATGGATGATATCATATCCAGCGACTTTCACCTCACCGGCACTAGGTGAAACAATGCCACAGATCAAATTGATCAGAGTGGTTTTCCCGGCACCATTCGGTCCAAGTAGGGCATGGATTTCTCCCTCACCCACTTCCCAATTCACGGATTTGAGTGCTTGGAATCCATTGTCATAGGACTTGGAAACTTGTTTTACAGTTAGGATTGGTTTCAAACGGTTTCATCCTTCCAGCCAATGTCACTGAGGAAGTCGTCATAACCACCATCATAGACAAAAACTCGGTCATCATCGAATACAATGAGTTTTGTGGCCACAGCGCGCAAGTGCATTTCGTTGTGGGTAACCATAATCACAGATCCATCAAAATTATCAATCGCCTCAATGAGGGAGTCACAAGATTGCATGTCCAAGTGGTTTGTGGGCTCATCTAAGTAAAGTAAGTGGCAAGGAGTCACAAGGATTTTTCCAAGTAATACTCGGCTCTTTTCTCCCCCAGAAAGCACTTTGATTCTTTTTAAGGCAAGGTCTTCCGAGAACATCAAACCACCGGCAATATTTCGAGCTTTCCCTTCCGAACAGTTGGGATCAGCACTCATAATCTCTTGGACAACCGTATTACTTTCGTTCATGTTGAGTTTGTTTGTTTGTCCAAAATATCCTTCTTTTAAGATCGGATGTTTTTTCACACTACCTGAAACAGGAGTGAGTTCACCCGCTATCAATTTGAGAAGGGTTGATTTTCCTTTTCCGTTTTTTCCGATGATACAAATCCGATCTTCAGGCCCAACACTGATGGAAAAATTTTCAAACAAATAAGGCGATTTTCCATCATAAGAAAATGAGACATCTTCTACGCTTAACATTTGGTTGGCGGAAAATGGCGCACTATTAAAGTATAATTCCATATCTTCGATGGTATCAAGTGCCTTCATCTCACCTTGTTTTTCTAATTTTTTGACACGCGATTGGGTGCGACTTGCAAAACTTGCTTTTGCTTTAAACTTAGCGATAAACATCTCTTCTTGTTTGCGTTTTTTGGCTTCGTTCAACCGAGTTTTTTCATAAATTTCTTCAGCTTGGTTGATTTGAGTGTACAACTTTTCAGTATCACCCTGCACTTTGATTGCCTTTGTGCGGTGGATGGCGACTGTATGTGTCACGACACTGTCCATAAAACTTCTATCGTGTGTGATGAGAATGATCTCTCCTTCCCATTCCTTAAGGAATTCCTCTAACCAACGTATGGTGACAATGTCCAAATAGTTGTTTGGTTCATCTAGGATAAGCATATCAGGTGCAGACACTAAAAGTTTTGCCAAGTTCATTCGGATTTGATAACCACCCGAAAACTCTTCGGGGCTACGTTCCATGTCTTTTTCAGAGAACCCGAGTCCAAATAAAATGCGTTCCACCTTCCAAGTCTCGTATTCATCCCCTTCAGGAAGACCCAGTGCACATTCTTCGAGTACGGTTGGTTTGGTGAAGACTAAATGTTGTTCCAAGTGGCCAATGCGGTATCCTTTGGGAATGGTGATGTTTCCCGAATCGGGTTCGGTTTTCCCTTGGATGATTTGGACAAGGGTTGATTTACCATGTCCATTACGACCGACAAGTCCAACCCTTTCCCCGCGATTCACACTGAATTGTAAATCATCAAATAAAACGTTACCATTGAATTGTTTGTTTAAGCCAGATATTTTGATCATATAATTTCCGAAGGGAGAGTAGAGATAAAACCAAGATGCAAAAAGTATCCGAAAGGACGAGTAGAAAGAAATGGAATCAAATGTGTTTTTTAAGGATTTAGTGAGAAATTTCTGACATAATCACTAAGGCACAAACGTTAGAAATTATGAACTTTTTTTGGCCACCTAAAAGGCCGAAACTGTACTGTGCGAACTTATCTTTTGTATTTACTAGGAGGCCTTTGTTTGTTAGGAGTGGACTCGTCCTACTCCAATGGAAACTTACAAGTGGCCTTTGGTGCAGAAGAAAACTACCTCCTCGTTCGTTCCCTCGATTCCAGTGTCATCCATTTAGGAGATGCGGAAGATAAAATAGAATACCGAAACATCATCGATGAATACTTACGTTTCAAAAGCCTTCATATCCAGGGGAATTATGGAGAAGCTTACCTTGCCGTTCGTTCCACACAATACAAACTCATCCAACTGTATGATAAAATCCTTACTAAAAACATAACACTTGTTCGAAGCGAACTTGAGTTACTCGGTAGAAAAGCAAGAGATAAAGAAAAAACACAAACCAAGGCTTTTTTGCGTTTGGCGTTACGTGATGTCAGTGAAGCGGAACAAAAATTGGTGATGGCAAGGAACATACGCCCCTATTTGTATCTTTTGAAACTGAGAGAAATGTTGTTTGCTCTGAAGATTTTGAAACATTCTGGCAAGTTTGTTATTTTTTTGAACTTACTCCATGATGGCCAGTATATGGATTCCATCGAGTTTTATGATTTTGATTCAATCGAATCAGAACTCATTCGTGGATTTGGTCCGAGTTCCAAATACCTTGCCATCCATTACGACAATGCCTTTCTCCCCTTCCGAGAAGAAAGTATCTATGAAGACAAAATGACAAATTTCAAAACCCAAACCATCAACCAAAACGAAACACTGAAATAAAATCTGTGTTGGCCAATCGATTTATCCTTACAGAAATACCGATTAGGAAGTTTTTAATTGGATGAAGTCCCTTGCACGATTTGCTTTTTCTTTTGCTTCCTCAATGGTTTTGCCAAGTGCCAAACTAACACCCATTCGGCGCTTTCCAACCACTTCTGGTTTTCCAAAAATACGAATGTCAACTCCTGGAATTGACAAAGCCTCTTTTAGACCCCGATATTCTGGTGATTTGGTATCCCCTTCCAGTAAGATCGCAGAACTAGCAGCAGGTGTTTGGAATATGAGCTCAGGGATTGGTAGGCCAAGAAGTGCCCTAGCATGCAATGAAAATTCAGAAATATTTTGAGAGATCAGGGTGACAAGTCCTGTATCATGTGGTCTTGGAGAAACCTCACTAAAGTACACTTCGTCCCCTTTGACAAAAAGTTCCACACCAAAGATTCCAAAACCACCAAGACCTGTGGTGACTTTCTCAGCAATTTGTTTTGCGGATTCTAATGCTAAGTTTGACATAGGTTGGGGCATCCAAGACTCCACATAATCCCCGTTAACTTGCCTGTGCCCAATTGGTGGTAAAAAACTTGTGCCACCAATGTGACGGATTGTGAGTAAAGTAATTTCAAAATCAAAAGAGATGAACTCTTCAATGATCATCTTCCCTTTACCAGTGCGCCCTCCTGTTTGACCGTACTCCCAAGCTTTGTGGATGTCTGATTCTGTTTTGACCAAACTCTGTCCTTTCCCAGAAGAACTCATGATGGGTTTTACCACACAAGGAAATCCAATCGTATGGATGGCTTTTGTAAAATCATCTTCTGTATCTGCAAAAAGATATGAAGATGTTTTTAAACCCAATTCTTTTGCTACGAAGTTTCGAATTCCCTCTCGGTTCATAGTGAGGTTGACAGCTTTGGCACTGGGAATGATTTTGAATCCCTCGGACTCTAAACGGACTAATGTTTCTGTATGGATGGCTTCAATTTCAGGCACAACATAATTTGGCTTTAACTCGCGTATGGTGGCTTCCAGCTCCTTTGGATCGAGCATATTGATGACACGTGACTCTTGTGCCACAAGCATAGCAGGTGCATTTGGATAACGATCTACAGCAATGACATGGACACCTAATCGATTGGCTTCTATCGCTACCTCCTTCCCTAATTCTCCTGAACCAAGAAGGAGGAGTTTTGTTGCCTGTTTCGTAAATGGTGTTCCTATCATAATCGTAAAGATTTCGACACCTAGTTGTACGACAAGAACGAATCGTTACATCAGATAACGTTTTCCAAGTTTGTCTCTTTGGTAAATATTGGCACCCATTCGAATGAGTAAGTCAGACAATTCGCTAAGTCCATCAAAACTATTGGCAATGTGCAAAGGAGTGACACCACTCGGATCTGCGGCATTGGGATTTGCACCTGCATACAGTAATACTTCCACTGCTTCGATATTCCCTGTTTCTGTGGCTTTATGAATTGGATACAAACCCATGTTATCTGGTACGTCAGGATTCAGACCA encodes:
- a CDS encoding ABC transporter ATP-binding protein, translating into MKPILTVKQVSKSYDNGFQALKSVNWEVGEGEIHALLGPNGAGKTTLINLICGIVSPSAGEVKVAGYDIIHDFKKTRSLIGLVPQELSVHAFETVWASVSFTRGLYGKPANPKYIEEVLKSLSLWDKKDQRIMTLSGGMKRRVLIAKALSHEPKILFLDEPSAGVDVELRKDMWKIVESLRKNGVTIILTTHYIEEAELIADRISVIRKGEIFLTENKNKLMKQLGTKQLRIELKKSVKSIPKSLSKYKLELSDNNSAIVFTYDRSDDSSVMTKLLDDLKKEKIQFSDLSTKQSSLEEIFVQLLQETV
- a CDS encoding ankyrin repeat domain-containing protein, translating into MIQNIIDFALKSKSNIRLRSLCSAISRGDRDSFDLLLSDSELKKICLTESALLLGLAVVEVSDLYFLKRLLAIGLNPDVPDNMGLYPIHKATETGNIEAVEVLLYAGANPNAADPSGVTPLHIANSFDGLSELSDLLIRMGANIYQRDKLGKRYLM
- a CDS encoding ABC-F family ATP-binding cassette domain-containing protein → MIKISGLNKQFNGNVLFDDLQFSVNRGERVGLVGRNGHGKSTLVQIIQGKTEPDSGNITIPKGYRIGHLEQHLVFTKPTVLEECALGLPEGDEYETWKVERILFGLGFSEKDMERSPEEFSGGYQIRMNLAKLLVSAPDMLILDEPNNYLDIVTIRWLEEFLKEWEGEIILITHDRSFMDSVVTHTVAIHRTKAIKVQGDTEKLYTQINQAEEIYEKTRLNEAKKRKQEEMFIAKFKAKASFASRTQSRVKKLEKQGEMKALDTIEDMELYFNSAPFSANQMLSVEDVSFSYDGKSPYLFENFSISVGPEDRICIIGKNGKGKSTLLKLIAGELTPVSGSVKKHPILKEGYFGQTNKLNMNESNTVVQEIMSADPNCSEGKARNIAGGLMFSEDLALKRIKVLSGGEKSRVLLGKILVTPCHLLYLDEPTNHLDMQSCDSLIEAIDNFDGSVIMVTHNEMHLRAVATKLIVFDDDRVFVYDGGYDDFLSDIGWKDETV
- a CDS encoding SCO family protein gives rise to the protein MNETKPNHKLMKPNLFFQKSILRTISIFLFCLVSLFVLGNCKENQSSPETDSLPYFSGKDFDPIWTKVPNETSNLHQIPEGFKLTNHLGNQIQLREHSPKISLVVFFYATCRGICPMITKNIIQIEPQLSEFKDLEISSISINPKEDTPAVLSKYRTLYKIQNPNWNFYTGELLDIESFAKNTCGAEVEGFSVEKNKYEFVHTENIFLFDGNKYLRGIYRAKGTGDIQRLVADLRILTK
- a CDS encoding adhesin OmpL37 family surface protein, which codes for MRTYLLYLLGGLCLLGVDSSYSNGNLQVAFGAEENYLLVRSLDSSVIHLGDAEDKIEYRNIIDEYLRFKSLHIQGNYGEAYLAVRSTQYKLIQLYDKILTKNITLVRSELELLGRKARDKEKTQTKAFLRLALRDVSEAEQKLVMARNIRPYLYLLKLREMLFALKILKHSGKFVIFLNLLHDGQYMDSIEFYDFDSIESELIRGFGPSSKYLAIHYDNAFLPFREESIYEDKMTNFKTQTINQNETLK
- a CDS encoding FKBP-type peptidyl-prolyl cis-trans isomerase, translated to MKPFLSLLISILFLLVLPIASAEKDFQIIDIVIGKGDEAFSGSYVTVHYVGKLQNGTKFDSSRDRNRPFEFNLGAGEVVKGWDKGIKGMRVGGKRKLIIPPELGYGSKRVGNIPPDSTLIFEVELLKIY
- a CDS encoding YHYH protein; the encoded protein is MLATTSLLVLFVLLLTNCKPKSDSDDETLLLLAVAASKICANSAYTGTTVVNSTATLDTNTDCITGMTSSMSADLPAWIRNNFKCAVGSVSGSNYVFRSQNIPNNKSYYFGSTSPRYEALGSGQKAAGTNQISSQCLVYTIPSSPAAKSGTLTGTQSGYASVGITVNGLAIFNNAAAAPDTLSTEAQTFDQYNGHPQNSGVYHHHSQPLNVSNNNSNLIGVLIDGFALYGRDCTNASNVTTTPTIGSGLDSNHGHITTTQHFSVATYHYHYTSDPTAGIPTLIGSYFYGTPGTVSN
- the purT gene encoding formate-dependent phosphoribosylglycinamide formyltransferase; this translates as MIGTPFTKQATKLLLLGSGELGKEVAIEANRLGVHVIAVDRYPNAPAMLVAQESRVINMLDPKELEATIRELKPNYVVPEIEAIHTETLVRLESEGFKIIPSAKAVNLTMNREGIRNFVAKELGLKTSSYLFADTEDDFTKAIHTIGFPCVVKPIMSSSGKGQSLVKTESDIHKAWEYGQTGGRTGKGKMIIEEFISFDFEITLLTIRHIGGTSFLPPIGHRQVNGDYVESWMPQPMSNLALESAKQIAEKVTTGLGGFGIFGVELFVKGDEVYFSEVSPRPHDTGLVTLISQNISEFSLHARALLGLPIPELIFQTPAASSAILLEGDTKSPEYRGLKEALSIPGVDIRIFGKPEVVGKRRMGVSLALGKTIEEAKEKANRARDFIQLKTS
- a CDS encoding toxin-antitoxin system YwqK family antitoxin — protein: MEHQERFPTNKALLFPIRFVFVSLLFFLCLSCGKETVKQGDKDLSEDQNHFLLYKGKPFNGFYVAENAVLAETYETEFYKGVPHGSYTVKSFSGVLLESRHIRYGQKHGTQTLYFPSGQIRQSSEYEMGVPVGEHFEYFDNGQLATYQTFFPSGKPKVVKKWNKRGQIYLNQVFLESGESFGRPGSKLCDPIPEETVNQTGINSPNTTTKL
- a CDS encoding ABC transporter permease, with the translated sequence MNFHAIQAIYQFEMARTFRTLLQSIASPVLSTSLYFIVFGSAIGSRIQEIDGIHYGSFIVPGLVMLSLLTESISNASFGIYFPKFNGTIYEILSAPVTMWEVVIGYVGAAATKSLMLGILMLITASFFVPIRIDHPFLMVFFLLLTCISFSLFGFVIGIWADSFEKLQMIPMLVITPLVFLGGSFYSIQMLPSFWQKISMFNPVLYLVSGFRYSFFERADVALSVSIGMILVFLSVCLAVTWLIFRTGYKIKN